GCCACCACCCCCCCCGAACCCCCGCCCGCCGCCCACCAGGCCAGCCCCCGCATTCTTTTTGCCGAGCGAACAGTGCCGGTGCCCGACGACAACCCCCAGACCCCCGCCAAGGTGACGCTCGGGCGGCAGCTCTTCTACGACCCCCGGCTTTCCAAGGACGGCCAGGTGGCCTGCGCAAGCTGCCACCGGCCCCAGTTTGCTTTTAGCGACGGGGGTAAGCCCGTTAGTGCGGGCATCTTTGGCCGCCAGGGCAGCCGCAACGCGCCCTCCCTAACCAACGTGGGCTTTCGCCGGCACCTGTTCTGGGAGGGTCGCTCGCCCCGGCTCGAGCTCCAGGCGGTAGGCCCCCTTACCGCCCACGACGAGATGGGCATGGAACCCGAGGAACTGGCCCAGCGGCTAAGGGCCATTCCCGAGTACGCCAGGGCCTTTCAGGAGGTTTTTGGCGAACCCCCGTCCCTCAAGTCTGTAACCTATGCCATTGCCGCCTTCGAGCGCACCCTGCTCTCCTACAACAGCCCCTTCGACCGCTACCAGGCCGGCGACGACAAAGCCATGTCCGCGGCGGCCCTGCGGGGCATGGAGCTTTTCTTCAGCGAGAAAGGCGACTGCTTCCACTGCCATGTGGGCCCCGACTTTACCGACGACGAGCCCCGCAACACCGCGCTGTACACGGTATATAAGGACATCGGCCTGGCCCGTGCTACCGACAAGGACGAAGACGTGGGCAAGTTCAAAACCCCCACCCTGCGCAACGTGGCCCTTACCGCCCCCTACATGCACGACGGCTCCATCCAAACCCTGCACGAAGTGGTGCAGCACTACAACCAGGGCGGGCAACCCAACCTCAACGCCGACGCCCTCGTCAGGCCCTTGGGTTTGACCGATGCGGAGGTAGACGATCTGGTCGCCTTTTTGAAGTCTCTAACCGATGAAAGCTTTACCACCAACCCGGCCTTCTTGCCGCCACGATAGGGAGCGAATGTGTCGATGAAGCGATGGATACTTTGGTTGTGGGCAGTGGTGGCCTGGATGGGCCTGGCCCTGGCGCACCCTTTCGAGGGCAACGGCGGCTATGTGCAGGGGGAAGTAGACTTTGAACCCAACGATGCCACCCCTGTTGCGGGTCGGGCCACCGTGGCCTGGATCGAGTATGTCCGGGTCGGCGGTCTGCCCATCAACCCCCAGGACTGCTTCTGCACGTTGCTCTTCTACCAGGGCAGGATAAGTGCTACTGCCCAGCCCGACGTCCAGGTGCGGATGCAGTTCAACCCGCGCACCAAGCGCATGGAAGGGGTGGTGAAGTTTCCTAAACCAGGCCCCTACTTCCTGATTTTGATGGGCCGCTCCATGCCCGGCAAACAAATACCCCCTTTCATTATGCATACCATCATTCAGGTGTTGCCCCGGTAAGGCGTGCGTGTGCGAATGCATTGTTGTAGCGCTGCTCGTGTCTAGTTGCATGTCTCAGGTCGCAGGTTGCAGGTTACGGAGCGCAACCAGGAGCCTACGTCAGGGGTTTGACGTGTCCAATACATCTTGCGAAGCTGTCCAAACAGATGCTCACTCAGTGGTCTGGTAAGTAAAGTTCGCAACCTTGAAAACTTTGCAGAGATCAGGCTATACTTCAGACTAAAAAACGGTGAAACGTTTATGGGCCGTTCATTCAACTACTACGTTCGCCAACTAGCTCGAGAAGCAAGAAGAGCTGAGGCGGCCAAAAAGCATCAGCTTAGGGAAGCTGAACGGAAAAGGAAAGCAAAGGAGCGTGAAGAGCGCGCTCAGATTGCTGAGCTCAAACGTCTTGCCAAAGAATCAGAAAAGGCTAAAAAGGAGTTGGAGAAGCTCCAAAAGCAAATGTATCTTGAATCCAGATTACAAGAAGTAGAAGAAAAGAATCTGGAATTAAGTGCAAGAATTGAAAGCTATAAAAATTTGCTTGCAGACACCTTACACAAGGATGATGCTATAAGTTTCGAGTCGTTAAAACCAAGCAAAAAATTTCCTCCCTTTGATCCACCAAGGGAACTAAGAGAACCGCTAGTTGCACCAAAAGAAGACGATTATTTCAGCGCATTAAAGCCACCAACCGGCTTAGCTAGGCTTGTTCCTGGAGCAGTAAGACGCTACGAGGATGCTCTTAATAAAGCAAGAGATAGGTACCAGCAGGCAGTTGAGGAGTACAAGCTCAAGGAACAATCTCGACTGAAAAGGTTGGAAGAACTTAGGGTTGAATATGATAAGAAGAGGCAAGCTTTTCTTGAAGAAGTTGCTGCCAAGCATTCTGAAATAGATGAATTCGAAAAACGTTATCGCTCAGGAGAAGTTGAGGCTGTAATTACCTATAACTCGATGGTGTTGGAGCGCTCTGAGTACCCTGAGGAGTTTCCACATCAATACCGAGTTGCCTATGTTCCCGAATCTAAAGAACTCGTAGTAGAGCTGGATCTGCCTGCTCCGGATGTAATTCCTAGGGAACTTGAATTCAAATACAACAAATCAAAAGACTCCATCGATTTCAAGCTGAGGAAGGACAGTGAAATAAAGAGTTTGTATCAGGAAATTGTTTCATCTCTGGCTCTTAGGACTATTCACGAAGTCTTAGAAGCAGATCAGGAAAACCATATTCATGTAGTCACATTTAATGGTTTTGTTGATACGGTTGACCTTGCAAGTGGAAATAGCATCAGGCCTTGCATTATTTCGGTTCGGACAACGCGTGAAGAATTTTTACGTATTAATCTCAGCCGTGTAGATAAGACTGCTTGTCTACGTAGCCTAAAGGCCCAGATATCACCTCAGGCGAGCGAGATGATACCTGTAAAACCAGTAGTTGAGTTCAACATGGTGGATAAAAGATTCATTGAGCAAGATAACATTTTGGCGGGTTTGGATAGTAGGCCTAACTTGATGGATTTACGTCCTGCTGAATTTGAAAACTTGGTAAGTAATCTATTTCAGCAGATGGGCTTGGAGTCCAAGCTAACACGTACATCCAGGGATGGTGGTGTTGATGTAGTTGCTTTTGATGTTCGCCCTGTAATTGGAGGAAAAGTTGTGATTCAGGCTAAGAGGTACAAGAACACTGTAGGCGTATCAGCAGTTAGGGATTTGTACGGTACTATGCTCAACGAAGGTGCCAACAAAGGGATTTTGGTTACTACTAGCGGTTATGGCACGGACGCCTATGAGTTTGCCAAAGATAAACCAATTGAACTTATTGACGGTGGAGGATTGCTGTATTTGCTTGACCAGATTGGTGTGAAGGCCAAAATTGTAATTCCATCCGTTTAGTGGCTGCGTTTAGTTAAACTTGTAGATCAGACTGTGGATTTTCCATCAGTCTGGCTTGGCTATTTGGAGCGTAATGGAGGCATACTGTAAGGAAGGGGGGATACAGTGAGACTGAAAGTTTTGTGGTTGGTGCTGCTCCTGCTGTTGCCGGGGGCGCTGGCCCAGCAGCTCCGCGAGCAGATTCGCAAATACACACTGGACAACGGCCTGCGGGTCTTGATGGTGCCGGACAAGACTGCCCCGGTAATCCACTTCAACCTGATGTTTGATGTGGGGGGGGTGGACGAAGCGCCGGGGCTGGGGGGGATTGCCCACATGGTCGAGCATATGGCCTTCAAGGGCACCCCCAGCATCGGCAGCCTGGACTGGGCCAAGGAGAAAGCCGCCCTCGAGGCCATTGACAAAGCCAGGGCCGACCTCGACCGGGCCCTTGCCAACCGCGCTTCGCAGGAAGAGGTGCAGCGCCTTACGGCTCTTTTCAACCAGGCCCGCGAAGAAGCCAAGAAACTGGCCCTGCCCAACGCCATCGACCAGCTCTTTACCAACAACGGCGAACAGGGCCTGAACGCCTCCACCGGCTACGACCGCACCGACTACCGGGTTTCGCTGCCTTCTAACCGGCTCGAGCTGTACTTGCGGGTCTATGCCGACGTGATGCTGAATGCGGTTTTCCGCAGCTTCTACGAAGAGGCCGATGTGGTGTTGGAAGAACGTCGCCAGCGCAGCGAGAACGACCCCAACGGGGCTTTGAGCGAGGCTTTCTTGCGAACCGCTTTCCAGGTGCATCCCTACGGGCGGCCCCTGATTGGCAGCCGGGAGGAAATTCAGGGCTACCGGGTAGACAAAGCCCTGGAGTTCTGGAAGACCCACTACCACCCCAACCGGGCGGTGCTGGTGCTGGTAGGGGATGTGGAGCCCGAGCGGGACATTCAGCTCGTGCGCCGCTATATGGGTACGGTTCCCAGGGGCCCTGCGCGTCCTAACCTGAACATTCCCGCCGAGCCGCCCCAGACCGCCGAGCGGCGGGTAAGCATCGAGTACAACGCCCAGCCCAGCCTGCTGATGGGCTTCCACAAGCCCACCTACCCCAACCGCGAAGCTTACGTGATGGACATGATTGATTCCATCCTGACCGAGGGGCGTACCAGCCGCCTCTTCCGCCGCCTGGTGATTCAGGAGCAAGCAGCGCTCAATGTGAGCTCGAGCTCGTCCTCGCCGGGCTTTCGCTATCCCAACATGTTCACCATCTCGGCCCAGCCCCGTGCTCCGCGCACTACCGCGGATTTGGAGCGTCTCATCTACGAAGAGCTCGAGCGCCTCAAGAACGAGCCGGTCACGGCCCAAGAATTGCAGCGGGTGCGCAACCAGACCCGCGCGGCCTACCTGCGGGTGCTTCAGGGCGGCCCCGGCCTGGCCCAGACCTTGGCCTTTTATGAGCTGTTCTTTGGGGGCTACCAGCGTATCTTCGAGGAAGAAGCCATCTACAACACCATCACGCCTGAGGAAATCCAGCAGGCCGCGCGCAAATACTTCACTCCAGAGAACCGAACCGTGGCCACGCTAATAACCAAAGGAGGCAGCCGATGAGAGCTTTGTGGATGCTCTTGGTGGGGTTTTCGCTGGCCCTGGCCCAGGGCCTGGGGGTGCCCACCGACTGGCCCGATCCCTTCAAGATGCAGTTCCAGCGCTTGCAGCCTGCGGCTATCCAGCCCACCCGCGTACAGCTTTCCAACGGCCTGACAGTGCTGCTAATCGAAGACCGCAGCCTGCCTTTCGTGACGGGGCGCATCTACCTGCGGGCCGGCTCGATCTATGAACCCGCTGATAAGGTGGGCATGAGCAGCATCTTCTCCAGCGTGATGCGAACCGGCGGCGCGGGCAACCGCAGCGCCGACCAGATTGACGAGACCCTGGAAACCCTGGCCGCTACGGTAAGCGTCAGTACCGACAACCTCTTTACCTCGGTAGCCTTCAACACCCTGACCGAAAATCTGGATCAGGTGCTGGAAATTTGGGCCGATGTGCTGATCCGCCCCCGCTTTGCCCAGGAGCGGCTCGAGCTGGAAAAAGGCCGGGCCCTGGAGGCCATCCGCCGCCGCAACGACCAGCCTACCCAGATTGCCGTGCGTGAGTTTGTGCGGCGCATCAACGAAGGCCACCCTGCCGGACGCATCAGCAGCGCTGCCTCGGTGCAGTCCATCACCCAGGCCGACCTGCAGGCCTTCCACCAGCGCTTTTTCAAGCCCAACGTGGCGGTGCTGGCCATTACCGGCGACTTCAGCACCCAGGAGATGGTAGCCCGCCTCGAGCGCGTGCTAGGGGATTGGCAGCGCGGCGAGGTCAGCCTGCCTAGCTTTACTCCCCCCAGTCCCAAGCCCGGCATCTACTTCGTGCAGAAGGAGACCAACCAGAGCGTCATTTACATGGGAAACCCCACCGTGACCGCGTATGCGCCGGGCTACAGCGAGCTGGATCTAGCGAGCCGGGTGCTAGGGGATGGTTTCAACAGCCGGCTCTTCCTGGAAGTGCGCACCAAGCGGGGCTTGGCCTACGCCACGGGCGGGGCCCAGACCCAGGGCTTCGGCTGGCCGGGCTTCTTCTACGGGGCTTCTATTTCCAGAGTAGAGAAAACTGCCGAGGTGATCGAGCTAATGTTGTCGCAGTTCCGCGACTTGCGCGAGCGCCCGGTGAGCCAGGAGGAGCTCGAGCTCTTCCGCAACAACATCCTGAACGCCGAGGTCTTCCGCTTCACCTCGCGCCAGGCCGTGGCCGAGCGCATCGCCCGCACCCAGATGCTGGGCCTGCCGCCCGACTACTACGAGCAGTACGTGCGCCAAATTCAGGCCGCCACCCCCGCCGATCTGCAACGGGTGATGCAGCAGTACGTGCGCCCGGAGCAGTTTGTGATTGTGGTGGTGGGCGACCAGCGCCAGTTCGACAAGCCGCTCTCGAGCCTTGGCAACGTGATCGAGGTGCCGCTCGAGTAACCTGCGCTCGAGTTAGTGTTCTGGTAACTTAATTATCGCTACATCTTTTAGGGTAAAGCCTGGCCAGCTTGATCCGCGCATCGGCGGTGGTGAAGCGCCACTGGATGATGGTTCGTTGTTGGTTGCGTCGCTCGGCCCATGCCTCGGCCTCCAGGCGCAGGGTGGGCAGATCGGGGATACGGCGATCCAAACACTGGCGCTTAATACACTGGACTAAGTTACCAGACCACGTAGTTCCGGATGGCTCGATATTTGTGAAGATCGTTCTAAAGCGATCTACCCGACCACCGGCTTTTGCAACAATTCGGCAATCTGTACGGCGTTGAGGGCAGCACCTTTGAGCAGTTGGTCGCCGGCAACAAAAAAGTCCAGCCCGTTGTCGAAGACCAGGCTCTGGCGAATGCGGCCCACCTCTACGTTAAACTTGCCGGTCGCGGTGAGCGGCAGCGGGTAGCGCTTCTGCGCCGGATCATCTACTAGGTCGACCCCAGGCGCACCTTTTAGCACCTCACGGGCCGCTTC
This genomic stretch from Meiothermus sp. harbors:
- a CDS encoding pitrilysin family protein codes for the protein MRLKVLWLVLLLLLPGALAQQLREQIRKYTLDNGLRVLMVPDKTAPVIHFNLMFDVGGVDEAPGLGGIAHMVEHMAFKGTPSIGSLDWAKEKAALEAIDKARADLDRALANRASQEEVQRLTALFNQAREEAKKLALPNAIDQLFTNNGEQGLNASTGYDRTDYRVSLPSNRLELYLRVYADVMLNAVFRSFYEEADVVLEERRQRSENDPNGALSEAFLRTAFQVHPYGRPLIGSREEIQGYRVDKALEFWKTHYHPNRAVLVLVGDVEPERDIQLVRRYMGTVPRGPARPNLNIPAEPPQTAERRVSIEYNAQPSLLMGFHKPTYPNREAYVMDMIDSILTEGRTSRLFRRLVIQEQAALNVSSSSSSPGFRYPNMFTISAQPRAPRTTADLERLIYEELERLKNEPVTAQELQRVRNQTRAAYLRVLQGGPGLAQTLAFYELFFGGYQRIFEEEAIYNTITPEEIQQAARKYFTPENRTVATLITKGGSR
- a CDS encoding cytochrome-c peroxidase, translated to MRRGLLGWAGLLLLGAGLLAFYFWPRPKPATTPPEPPPAAHQASPRILFAERTVPVPDDNPQTPAKVTLGRQLFYDPRLSKDGQVACASCHRPQFAFSDGGKPVSAGIFGRQGSRNAPSLTNVGFRRHLFWEGRSPRLELQAVGPLTAHDEMGMEPEELAQRLRAIPEYARAFQEVFGEPPSLKSVTYAIAAFERTLLSYNSPFDRYQAGDDKAMSAAALRGMELFFSEKGDCFHCHVGPDFTDDEPRNTALYTVYKDIGLARATDKDEDVGKFKTPTLRNVALTAPYMHDGSIQTLHEVVQHYNQGGQPNLNADALVRPLGLTDAEVDDLVAFLKSLTDESFTTNPAFLPPR
- a CDS encoding restriction endonuclease yields the protein MGRSFNYYVRQLAREARRAEAAKKHQLREAERKRKAKEREERAQIAELKRLAKESEKAKKELEKLQKQMYLESRLQEVEEKNLELSARIESYKNLLADTLHKDDAISFESLKPSKKFPPFDPPRELREPLVAPKEDDYFSALKPPTGLARLVPGAVRRYEDALNKARDRYQQAVEEYKLKEQSRLKRLEELRVEYDKKRQAFLEEVAAKHSEIDEFEKRYRSGEVEAVITYNSMVLERSEYPEEFPHQYRVAYVPESKELVVELDLPAPDVIPRELEFKYNKSKDSIDFKLRKDSEIKSLYQEIVSSLALRTIHEVLEADQENHIHVVTFNGFVDTVDLASGNSIRPCIISVRTTREEFLRINLSRVDKTACLRSLKAQISPQASEMIPVKPVVEFNMVDKRFIEQDNILAGLDSRPNLMDLRPAEFENLVSNLFQQMGLESKLTRTSRDGGVDVVAFDVRPVIGGKVVIQAKRYKNTVGVSAVRDLYGTMLNEGANKGILVTTSGYGTDAYEFAKDKPIELIDGGGLLYLLDQIGVKAKIVIPSV
- a CDS encoding pitrilysin family protein, whose protein sequence is MRALWMLLVGFSLALAQGLGVPTDWPDPFKMQFQRLQPAAIQPTRVQLSNGLTVLLIEDRSLPFVTGRIYLRAGSIYEPADKVGMSSIFSSVMRTGGAGNRSADQIDETLETLAATVSVSTDNLFTSVAFNTLTENLDQVLEIWADVLIRPRFAQERLELEKGRALEAIRRRNDQPTQIAVREFVRRINEGHPAGRISSAASVQSITQADLQAFHQRFFKPNVAVLAITGDFSTQEMVARLERVLGDWQRGEVSLPSFTPPSPKPGIYFVQKETNQSVIYMGNPTVTAYAPGYSELDLASRVLGDGFNSRLFLEVRTKRGLAYATGGAQTQGFGWPGFFYGASISRVEKTAEVIELMLSQFRDLRERPVSQEELELFRNNILNAEVFRFTSRQAVAERIARTQMLGLPPDYYEQYVRQIQAATPADLQRVMQQYVRPEQFVIVVVGDQRQFDKPLSSLGNVIEVPLE